A stretch of the Streptosporangium sp. NBC_01755 genome encodes the following:
- a CDS encoding Asp23/Gls24 family envelope stress response protein, whose product MTEASTVNRPKGDEVSVPRARTDTPGSQGGLVTPRGTTTIESAVVAKIAGLAAREIPGVHNMGASTARALGAVRGMVGADQNITQGVSVEVGERQAAADLEVVVEYGMAIPDLATAVRRNVITAIERMCGLEVTEVNIKVSDVHMPGQDKDDSGESSGPEPRVQ is encoded by the coding sequence GTGACTGAAGCCAGCACGGTGAACAGGCCCAAGGGCGACGAGGTATCTGTGCCCCGGGCACGCACCGACACTCCCGGATCCCAGGGTGGCCTGGTCACTCCCAGGGGAACCACCACCATCGAGAGCGCCGTCGTAGCGAAGATCGCGGGCTTGGCGGCCCGGGAGATTCCCGGCGTGCACAACATGGGCGCGAGCACGGCGCGCGCCCTAGGCGCGGTACGCGGAATGGTCGGCGCCGACCAGAACATCACGCAGGGGGTCTCCGTCGAGGTGGGCGAGCGTCAGGCCGCCGCCGACCTCGAAGTGGTCGTCGAATACGGCATGGCCATCCCCGACCTGGCCACCGCCGTACGCCGCAACGTGATCACGGCGATCGAGCGCATGTGCGGGCTAGAGGTCACCGAGGTCAACATCAAGGTCTCCGACGTCCACATGCCCGGCCAGGACAAGGACGATTCGGGGGAGTCGTCCGGGCCTGAGCCGCGCGTCCAGTGA
- a CDS encoding M3 family metallopeptidase, protein MAENPFFEPSTLPYGLPPFALIREEHYLPAFERGMADQLREVREIADNPEPPTFANTIEALERSGRILKRVVTVFSSISASDTTDGIREIETQVSPRLTQHADSIRLNRALYARIKQVATDDPEEAWLLQKYRVDFVRAGADLSESDQDHLRALNEELTRLATTFSQNLLTASTASALVVEDVKLLDGLAESTIKAIEKDGGYVLPLFNYTNQPALAELTDRETRRRLYELSVGRAPENFELAARMAMLRAERAALLGYPNHAAYSVADQTAKTTDAVEEMLGKLVGPAVANARREAEALSEQAGFPLAPWDWSFYAERVRKARYDFDAADLRPYFELDRVLRDGVFRAAGELYGITFADRDDLAGYHPDVRVFEVSDANGSPLGLFVFDPYARPTKRGGAWMNNLVTQSHLFGELPVVMNNLNITKPSEGPTLLTFEEVNTAFHEFGHALHGLFSDVRFPRVSGTDVPRDFVEYPSQVNEMWATWPSILAGFARHHETGEPVPAELLEKMRAAEKFNQGFATVEYLAAALLDWAWHKLAAGERVEDAEAFENAVLERAGIAYDLVRTRYRTNYFAHIFVSGVGGYSAGYYSYIWSEVLDAESVDWFEENGGLTRGNGDHFRSTLLSVGGSRDVMDAFRDFRGRDPRIEPLLKRRGLEA, encoded by the coding sequence TTGGCCGAGAACCCGTTCTTCGAACCCAGCACGCTGCCGTACGGACTGCCGCCGTTCGCCCTGATCAGGGAGGAGCACTACCTTCCCGCCTTCGAGCGCGGCATGGCCGACCAGCTGCGCGAGGTGCGGGAGATCGCCGACAACCCGGAGCCCCCGACGTTCGCCAACACGATCGAGGCCCTGGAGCGCTCGGGCCGGATTCTCAAGCGGGTCGTGACCGTCTTCAGCAGCATCTCCGCCTCCGACACGACCGACGGCATCCGGGAGATCGAGACCCAGGTCTCCCCCCGGCTGACCCAGCACGCCGACTCCATCCGCCTGAACCGCGCCCTGTACGCCCGGATCAAACAGGTGGCCACCGACGACCCCGAGGAGGCGTGGCTGCTGCAGAAGTACCGCGTCGACTTCGTCAGGGCCGGCGCGGATCTGTCCGAGAGCGACCAGGATCACCTCAGGGCGCTCAACGAGGAACTGACCAGGCTCGCCACGACCTTCTCCCAGAACCTGCTCACGGCCTCCACGGCCTCCGCGCTGGTCGTCGAGGACGTCAAGCTGCTGGACGGGCTCGCCGAGAGCACGATCAAGGCGATCGAGAAGGACGGCGGCTACGTCCTGCCGCTGTTCAACTACACCAACCAGCCCGCGCTGGCCGAGCTGACCGACCGGGAGACCCGCAGGAGGCTGTACGAGCTGTCCGTCGGCCGGGCGCCGGAGAACTTCGAGCTGGCGGCCAGGATGGCGATGCTCCGCGCCGAGCGGGCGGCCCTGCTCGGCTATCCCAACCACGCCGCATACTCCGTCGCCGACCAGACCGCCAAGACCACCGACGCCGTCGAGGAGATGCTCGGCAAGCTGGTGGGTCCCGCGGTGGCCAACGCCCGCCGGGAGGCCGAGGCGCTGAGCGAGCAGGCCGGCTTCCCCCTGGCGCCGTGGGACTGGTCCTTCTACGCCGAACGGGTGCGCAAGGCCCGCTACGACTTCGACGCCGCCGACCTTCGCCCCTACTTTGAGCTGGACCGGGTGCTGCGGGACGGTGTCTTCCGCGCCGCCGGCGAGCTGTACGGGATCACCTTCGCCGACCGGGACGACCTGGCCGGGTACCACCCGGACGTCCGGGTCTTCGAGGTGTCCGACGCGAACGGCTCACCACTCGGCCTGTTCGTGTTCGACCCGTACGCCCGGCCGACCAAGCGCGGCGGCGCCTGGATGAACAACCTGGTCACCCAGTCGCACCTGTTCGGCGAGCTGCCCGTGGTGATGAACAACCTCAACATCACCAAGCCCTCCGAGGGTCCGACGCTGCTGACGTTCGAGGAGGTCAACACCGCCTTCCACGAGTTCGGCCACGCCCTGCACGGCCTCTTCTCCGATGTGCGCTTCCCCCGGGTCTCCGGCACCGACGTGCCGCGCGACTTCGTGGAGTACCCCTCGCAGGTCAACGAGATGTGGGCCACCTGGCCCTCGATCCTCGCGGGCTTCGCCAGGCACCACGAGACCGGCGAGCCGGTGCCCGCGGAGCTCCTGGAGAAGATGAGGGCCGCGGAGAAGTTCAACCAGGGTTTCGCCACCGTCGAGTATCTCGCGGCGGCGCTGCTGGACTGGGCCTGGCACAAGCTGGCCGCGGGCGAGAGGGTCGAGGACGCCGAGGCGTTCGAGAACGCGGTCCTGGAGCGCGCCGGGATCGCCTACGACCTGGTCCGCACCCGCTATCGGACCAACTACTTCGCGCACATCTTCGTCAGCGGGGTGGGCGGCTACAGCGCCGGCTACTACTCCTACATCTGGAGCGAGGTGCTGGACGCCGAGAGCGTCGACTGGTTCGAGGAGAACGGCGGCCTGACGCGCGGCAACGGCGACCACTTCCGCTCCACCCTGCTGTCGGTCGGCGGTTCGCGGGACGTGATGGACGCCTTCCGCGACTTCCGCGGCCGCGACCCGCGCATCGAGCCTCTGCTGAAGCGCCGCGGCCTGGAGGCATAG
- the gltX gene encoding glutamate--tRNA ligase: MFHVGGARSALFNWALAERTGGRFVLRIEDTDAARNRPEWTEGIISALAWIGINDGAPAFEGPYFQSSYEKQHREAAARLLAEGRAYYCTCTRDEVKARTGSEHQGYDGFCRDRGLTEGALRFRTPGEGVTVISDLVRGTVEFPNGAMEDFVIARGDGSPLFVLANVVDDVEMRISHVVRAEEHLSNTPKQQLLWEALGVTPPTWAHVPVIVNEKRQKLSKRRDKVALESYREEGYLAEAMVNYLMLLGWGPGDDREIMPWSEMVPLFKLEDVNPSPAFFDEKKLRAFNGEYIRALPLEEFIARCEPWLDPSWDRETFAKVAELAQTRIAVLSEITANVDFLFLDEPVFDQVSWDKAMKNSAVEILTGYLDRLEKVEMDPESLKTALEEVGVSCGLKLGKAQAPVRVAVTGRTVGLPLFESIEVLGRTRSMDRIRAALARLQA, encoded by the coding sequence ATGTTCCATGTCGGCGGCGCCCGCTCCGCGCTGTTCAACTGGGCCCTGGCCGAGAGGACCGGCGGAAGGTTCGTGCTCCGAATCGAGGACACCGACGCCGCGCGTAACCGGCCGGAATGGACCGAGGGCATCATCTCGGCGCTCGCCTGGATCGGGATCAACGACGGTGCCCCGGCCTTCGAGGGGCCCTACTTCCAGTCCTCGTACGAGAAGCAGCACCGCGAGGCCGCGGCCAGGCTGCTGGCCGAGGGCCGGGCCTACTACTGCACGTGCACTCGCGACGAGGTCAAGGCCCGCACCGGGTCCGAGCACCAGGGGTACGACGGCTTCTGCCGCGACCGGGGCCTGACCGAGGGCGCGCTCCGCTTCCGCACCCCCGGCGAGGGCGTCACCGTGATTTCCGACCTGGTCCGCGGCACCGTCGAGTTCCCCAACGGCGCGATGGAGGACTTCGTCATCGCGCGCGGCGACGGCTCCCCGCTCTTCGTGCTGGCCAACGTCGTCGACGACGTCGAGATGCGGATCAGCCACGTGGTCCGCGCCGAGGAGCACCTGTCCAACACCCCCAAGCAGCAGCTGCTCTGGGAGGCGCTCGGCGTCACCCCGCCCACCTGGGCGCACGTGCCGGTCATCGTCAACGAGAAGCGCCAGAAGCTGTCCAAGCGCCGCGACAAGGTCGCCCTGGAGTCCTACCGCGAGGAGGGCTACCTGGCCGAGGCGATGGTCAACTACCTGATGCTGCTCGGCTGGGGACCCGGCGACGACCGGGAGATCATGCCCTGGTCGGAGATGGTGCCGCTGTTCAAGCTGGAGGACGTCAACCCCTCCCCGGCCTTCTTCGACGAGAAGAAGCTCCGCGCGTTCAACGGCGAGTACATCAGGGCACTGCCCCTGGAGGAGTTCATCGCCCGCTGCGAGCCGTGGCTGGACCCGAGCTGGGACCGCGAGACCTTCGCCAAGGTCGCCGAGCTCGCCCAGACCCGCATCGCGGTCCTGTCCGAGATCACGGCGAATGTGGACTTCCTCTTCCTGGACGAGCCCGTCTTCGACCAGGTGTCGTGGGACAAGGCCATGAAGAACTCCGCCGTGGAGATCCTCACCGGCTACCTCGACCGGCTTGAGAAGGTCGAGATGGACCCCGAGTCGCTCAAGACGGCGCTGGAGGAGGTCGGCGTCTCCTGCGGCCTCAAGCTCGGCAAGGCCCAGGCGCCGGTCCGGGTGGCCGTCACCGGCCGCACCGTCGGCCTGCCGCTGTTCGAGTCGATCGAGGTCCTCGGCCGGACGCGGTCGATGGACCGCATCCGCGCCGCCCTCGCCAGGCTCCAGGCCTGA
- a CDS encoding fumarylacetoacetate hydrolase family protein — MRIARFSTGDGVGFGVVEGGPGEEFVSAISGHPFGPIQFTGERYSLSQVRLVAPMLPSKVVAIGKNYADHAHEMGGEVPDEPLVFLKPSTSVIGSGEAIAYPTTLSQRVDYEGELAVVIGRLCREVPRERAHEVIFGYTCANDVTARDLQKKDVQFTRAKGFDTFCPLGPWIQTELDPSDVAIVTSVNGEVKQSSRTSKLMYDIPALIAHVSAVMTLIPGDVILTGTPEGVGPLSVGDEVSVFIEGIGTLSNRVVSRD; from the coding sequence GTGCGTATAGCGAGGTTCTCCACAGGAGACGGTGTCGGGTTCGGGGTGGTCGAGGGTGGACCAGGGGAGGAGTTCGTCTCCGCGATCTCCGGTCACCCGTTCGGACCGATCCAGTTCACCGGTGAGCGTTACTCGCTCTCCCAGGTCAGGCTGGTCGCGCCCATGCTGCCCAGCAAGGTCGTCGCGATCGGCAAGAACTACGCCGACCACGCCCACGAGATGGGCGGCGAGGTCCCCGACGAGCCACTGGTCTTCCTCAAGCCGTCGACCTCGGTGATCGGTTCGGGTGAGGCCATCGCCTACCCGACGACCCTGTCCCAGCGGGTCGACTACGAGGGGGAGCTGGCGGTGGTGATCGGCAGGCTCTGCCGGGAGGTGCCCCGTGAGCGGGCCCACGAGGTCATCTTCGGCTACACCTGCGCCAACGACGTCACGGCCAGAGATCTGCAGAAGAAGGACGTCCAGTTCACCCGGGCCAAGGGCTTCGACACGTTCTGCCCGCTCGGCCCGTGGATCCAGACCGAGCTCGACCCGAGCGACGTCGCCATCGTCACCTCCGTGAACGGCGAGGTCAAGCAGAGCTCGCGCACCTCCAAGCTCATGTACGACATCCCCGCGCTGATCGCTCACGTGAGCGCGGTCATGACTCTGATCCCCGGCGACGTCATCCTCACCGGGACGCCCGAAGGGGTCGGCCCGCTCAGCGTCGGCGACGAGGTCAGCGTCTTCATCGAAGGAATCGGCACTCTCAGCAACCGGGTGGTCTCCCGTGATTAG
- a CDS encoding HD domain-containing protein yields the protein MRLADIVIPDTPAARGALEVATAYCSPALLNHSVRAYLWAAAYGAMNDVAFDAELLYVASMMHDIGLVKEFDSHTVPFEEAGGHVAWVFAAGAGWPVERRVRASEIVVRHMWDSVDPAWDPEGHLLELSTALDISGRRPEDFPPGLRAEVLESYPRKGIGPEFTACLMNQATRKPDSLAGGFARSGVAERIAANPLDR from the coding sequence ATGAGACTCGCCGACATCGTCATCCCCGACACACCGGCCGCCCGCGGCGCGCTGGAGGTGGCGACCGCCTACTGCTCGCCCGCCCTGCTCAACCACTCCGTGCGCGCCTACCTGTGGGCGGCGGCCTACGGTGCGATGAACGACGTCGCCTTCGACGCCGAGTTGCTGTACGTCGCGTCGATGATGCACGACATCGGCCTGGTCAAGGAGTTCGACAGCCACACCGTGCCGTTCGAGGAGGCGGGAGGCCATGTCGCGTGGGTCTTCGCCGCCGGGGCCGGATGGCCCGTCGAGCGCCGCGTGCGCGCGTCGGAGATCGTCGTACGCCACATGTGGGACAGTGTGGACCCCGCGTGGGACCCCGAGGGGCACCTGCTAGAACTCTCCACCGCGCTCGACATCTCAGGGCGCCGGCCGGAGGACTTCCCCCCGGGGCTCCGCGCCGAGGTGCTTGAGAGTTACCCCCGGAAGGGGATCGGCCCCGAGTTCACCGCGTGTCTCATGAACCAGGCCACGCGTAAGCCGGACAGCCTGGCCGGAGGGTTCGCCCGCTCCGGGGTCGCCGAGCGCATCGCCGCCAACCCCCTGGACCGCTGA
- a CDS encoding antibiotic biosynthesis monooxygenase family protein: MPSVVKINVLTVSAEMREELERRFSGRAGVVESADGFEWFELLRPVDGTDRYLVYTRWRSEEDFKRWTESQAFQRGHAQAAAEAGQGHGHAHSAAQGHGHGQDQGGPAQGHGHGQGPAASGAELWSFEVVQSTGPAPGA, from the coding sequence GTGCCTTCGGTCGTGAAGATAAACGTGCTGACAGTGTCCGCGGAGATGCGCGAGGAGCTGGAGCGCCGCTTCTCCGGACGGGCGGGAGTGGTCGAGTCCGCGGACGGGTTCGAGTGGTTCGAACTGCTCCGCCCGGTGGACGGCACCGACCGCTACCTGGTCTACACCCGCTGGCGTTCCGAGGAGGACTTCAAGCGCTGGACCGAGAGCCAGGCCTTCCAGCGGGGCCACGCCCAGGCCGCCGCCGAGGCCGGTCAGGGGCACGGCCACGCCCACAGTGCGGCCCAGGGCCACGGGCACGGCCAGGACCAGGGCGGCCCGGCCCAGGGGCACGGCCACGGGCAGGGCCCGGCCGCCTCCGGGGCCGAGTTGTGGTCCTTTGAAGTCGTGCAGAGCACCGGCCCCGCGCCCGGAGCCTGA
- a CDS encoding alkaline shock response membrane anchor protein AmaP, which translates to MDDKTARGNRLGLLLVGLALMALGALAMARGAGAFSPAVASAHGPLVDARTRAPFARYDPWLWWVVAAAAIVLALFGLRWLLVQGRRRKLSGIRLDGGPAGITEVDTHSVTDAAAAEAGSHPSIIGATAAIVGTSEHPVVRMRVAVAEDAPMSAVREQLGGVVIPHMRQALETERMPAVARVSLGDAPPPRRTVA; encoded by the coding sequence ATGGACGACAAGACCGCCCGGGGCAACCGGCTGGGGCTGCTGCTCGTGGGACTGGCCCTGATGGCCCTGGGCGCCCTGGCGATGGCGCGCGGCGCGGGGGCGTTCTCTCCGGCCGTGGCGTCCGCCCACGGGCCACTCGTGGACGCCCGGACGCGTGCGCCGTTCGCCCGCTACGACCCGTGGCTGTGGTGGGTGGTCGCCGCGGCGGCGATAGTGCTCGCGCTGTTCGGCCTGCGCTGGCTGCTGGTCCAGGGACGCCGCCGGAAGCTGAGCGGCATACGCCTGGACGGCGGCCCCGCAGGGATCACCGAGGTGGACACGCACAGCGTGACCGACGCGGCGGCGGCCGAGGCGGGCTCGCACCCCTCGATCATCGGCGCCACCGCCGCGATAGTCGGCACGAGCGAGCACCCCGTCGTACGGATGCGGGTGGCGGTCGCCGAGGACGCGCCGATGAGCGCGGTCCGCGAGCAGCTGGGCGGGGTGGTCATCCCGCACATGCGCCAGGCCCTGGAGACCGAGCGCATGCCCGCCGTCGCCCGGGTGAGCCTGGGGGACGCGCCGCCCCCCCGAAGGACCGTCGCCTGA
- a CDS encoding DUF6286 domain-containing protein, with protein sequence MTSQTPDPAGPFSEHVSETPFSEHVSETGPTEEIPAAPGSAFVEPPASRAPDEVARDASADRAAVRAFRPRRVVPSVITAVLMTAIGVIVALEVISALVGHPLRLLPYDRMLTWASSTPWSDPRVMAGAGLIGLLGLLLVLFALIPGRPTLIPVRTGDKDLVIGMQRRGFARSLAHTAERVQGVDRARVRLVGKTVRVDAHSGVRDTTGLADAVREAVAARIVALSPVWNHPVHVHLRGK encoded by the coding sequence ATGACCTCCCAGACCCCCGACCCGGCCGGCCCCTTCTCCGAGCATGTCTCCGAGACGCCCTTCTCCGAGCATGTCTCCGAGACGGGGCCGACCGAGGAGATCCCGGCCGCGCCCGGTTCGGCGTTCGTGGAACCGCCCGCGTCGCGGGCACCCGACGAGGTGGCGAGGGACGCCTCCGCGGATCGCGCGGCGGTCAGGGCCTTCCGCCCGCGCCGGGTGGTCCCCTCGGTCATCACGGCCGTGCTGATGACGGCGATCGGCGTCATCGTGGCGCTGGAGGTCATCTCCGCGCTGGTGGGCCACCCGCTACGCCTGCTGCCCTACGACCGGATGCTCACCTGGGCATCGTCAACGCCGTGGAGCGATCCGCGAGTGATGGCGGGCGCGGGCCTGATCGGCCTGCTGGGCCTGCTGCTGGTGCTGTTCGCGCTCATCCCGGGGCGGCCCACGCTGATCCCGGTGAGGACGGGCGACAAGGACCTGGTCATCGGCATGCAGCGCCGGGGCTTCGCCCGGTCGCTGGCCCACACGGCCGAGCGGGTGCAGGGGGTCGACCGGGCCAGGGTACGGCTGGTGGGGAAGACCGTGCGAGTGGACGCCCACAGCGGCGTTCGGGACACCACCGGACTGGCCGACGCCGTACGGGAGGCGGTGGCCGCGCGGATCGTCGCGCTCTCCCCCGTCTGGAACCATCCGGTCCACGTGCACCTGCGAGGGAAGTGA
- a CDS encoding heparinase II/III family protein, producing MRRRTQALALSLVLLMTCGATAGTAEAQEVKRTAECQGDWLPATPTAADIMNGEVAFLDLAPVKIGKNVDWRTDPYRNRSWSMVFHSLRWMGRLVADYETNGNEAYLARAAEIAKDWVADNPRGGAGTSPYAWQEHPIALRAPALVCLSKHVNESWLSGSLAEHARMLSDPKLYEKGHNHGIDQDIALLGIGCRYGRDQWSSLAIRRLTETVKLDVDSQGALREQAPRYAIYVYERLKVAMDNIKSCGRKVPADISRRWESLEDFISHSTQPDGFMVPIGDGGADVRPVGYSHPKKTVRVFGNGYVYGRTAWDKPESAFYSIRFGPGMKYHGHEDHLGVTYYAQGRDVLVDVGFDSYENSGYRHWTMSAEAHNTSIVSGARFRGRTATTLSKSSIGSERQSYRLTDRAYGVPRTRSVLVNHERDLMAVLDTVPKGSSVRNIWHFSRDLSTVSNSGGQVVVKDKAGWKATLVQVSMPSCKPVGGLKVVRGQKNPYQGWVSSAYLQRHPAPAVVSPASGDSVLTVLVPGTGKPSLSCSGGKVNVETSEGPVSFRVGGADLS from the coding sequence GTGCGCCGCCGCACACAAGCACTCGCTCTCTCCCTCGTCCTCCTGATGACCTGTGGTGCCACGGCCGGCACCGCGGAGGCACAGGAGGTAAAACGCACCGCTGAGTGCCAGGGCGACTGGCTACCGGCCACGCCGACGGCGGCGGACATCATGAACGGCGAGGTCGCCTTCCTGGACCTGGCCCCGGTGAAGATCGGCAAGAACGTCGACTGGCGCACCGACCCCTACCGGAACCGCTCCTGGAGCATGGTCTTCCACTCGCTGCGCTGGATGGGCCGCCTCGTCGCCGACTACGAGACGAACGGCAACGAGGCGTACCTGGCGCGGGCCGCCGAGATCGCCAAGGACTGGGTGGCCGACAACCCCCGCGGCGGCGCGGGGACCAGCCCGTACGCCTGGCAGGAGCACCCGATCGCGCTGCGCGCCCCCGCGCTGGTCTGCCTCAGCAAGCACGTCAACGAGTCGTGGCTCTCCGGCAGCCTGGCCGAGCACGCCAGGATGCTGTCGGACCCGAAGCTGTATGAGAAGGGCCACAACCACGGCATCGACCAGGACATCGCGCTGCTCGGCATCGGTTGCCGCTACGGCCGCGACCAGTGGTCCAGCCTCGCGATCAGGCGGCTCACCGAGACCGTGAAGCTCGACGTCGACTCCCAGGGCGCGCTGCGCGAGCAGGCCCCCCGCTACGCGATCTACGTCTACGAGCGTCTGAAGGTCGCGATGGACAACATCAAGTCGTGCGGGCGGAAGGTGCCCGCCGACATCTCACGCCGCTGGGAGTCGCTGGAGGACTTCATCTCCCACTCCACCCAGCCCGACGGGTTCATGGTCCCGATCGGCGACGGCGGCGCGGACGTGCGGCCCGTCGGCTACTCCCACCCGAAGAAGACGGTGCGGGTGTTCGGCAACGGCTACGTCTACGGGCGCACCGCCTGGGACAAGCCCGAGTCGGCGTTCTACTCCATCCGCTTCGGGCCCGGCATGAAGTACCACGGCCACGAGGACCACCTGGGCGTGACCTACTACGCCCAGGGCCGCGACGTCCTGGTCGACGTCGGCTTCGACTCGTACGAGAACAGCGGCTACCGGCACTGGACGATGTCGGCCGAGGCGCACAACACCTCGATCGTGTCCGGGGCCCGGTTCCGCGGCAGGACCGCCACCACCCTGAGCAAATCCTCGATCGGGTCCGAGCGGCAGAGCTACCGGCTGACCGACAGGGCCTACGGCGTGCCCAGAACCCGTTCGGTGCTCGTCAACCACGAACGGGACCTGATGGCCGTGCTGGACACGGTCCCCAAGGGCTCCTCGGTCCGCAACATCTGGCACTTCTCGCGAGACCTGTCCACCGTCTCGAACAGCGGCGGCCAGGTCGTGGTGAAGGACAAGGCGGGCTGGAAGGCGACGCTCGTGCAGGTCTCGATGCCCTCCTGCAAGCCGGTCGGCGGGCTCAAGGTGGTCCGCGGCCAGAAGAACCCCTACCAGGGCTGGGTCTCCTCCGCCTACCTGCAGAGACACCCCGCACCCGCGGTCGTCTCCCCCGCCTCGGGCGACTCCGTACTGACCGTGCTGGTGCCCGGTACCGGAAAACCGTCTCTCTCCTGCTCCGGCGGCAAGGTCAATGTGGAGACCTCCGAGGGCCCGGTGAGCTTCCGCGTCGGCGGCGCCGACCTCTCCTGA
- a CDS encoding Asp23/Gls24 family envelope stress response protein — protein sequence MNTPVEHRATSSGTAADPGGLPADQVGSVLAGTERSAPPAVPAQPSQRAVPAELRGRTDISNRVVSRIAAGAAREVARVRKVGEQGPLSFRGGTRAAVDGTLATLRLDVTVEYPAPIREVADEVRRHVAERIMTLTGMEVGHIDIDVTNVTRAPENPAESPAETSHEVSGGLSWAEGGNQPDFRTPDTAAHGTDVPSREEGR from the coding sequence ATGAACACCCCCGTCGAGCACCGCGCCACCTCCTCGGGAACGGCCGCGGACCCGGGCGGCCTCCCCGCCGACCAGGTGGGCTCCGTCCTCGCCGGGACCGAGCGGTCCGCGCCACCCGCCGTACCAGCCCAGCCGTCACAACGGGCCGTGCCGGCCGAACTGCGCGGCAGAACCGACATATCCAACCGGGTGGTGTCACGCATCGCGGCCGGCGCGGCCAGAGAGGTGGCACGGGTGCGGAAGGTCGGCGAACAGGGGCCGCTGTCCTTCCGCGGCGGCACCCGCGCCGCCGTCGACGGCACGCTCGCGACGCTCCGGCTGGATGTGACCGTGGAGTATCCGGCCCCGATCCGCGAGGTGGCCGACGAGGTCCGGCGCCATGTCGCCGAGCGGATCATGACGCTGACCGGCATGGAGGTCGGCCACATCGACATCGACGTCACCAACGTGACCCGCGCCCCCGAGAACCCGGCCGAGAGCCCTGCCGAGACCTCGCACGAGGTCTCAGGCGGGCTCTCATGGGCCGAGGGCGGGAACCAGCCCGACTTCCGGACACCGGACACGGCGGCCCACGGGACCGACGTCCCGTCACGGGAGGAAGGGCGATGA